Proteins encoded in a region of the Candidatus Margulisiibacteriota bacterium genome:
- the fliI gene encoding flagellar protein export ATPase FliI produces the protein MIDFEKYHKAIERSESVKVIGKVIQVVGLIIEAQVQGVSIGDLCVVKLGNEGNFTYSEVVGFKEGRVLLMPLGTTSGIHPGAEVLAAGRPLSVKVGPSILGRVLNGLGEPIDDKGPVVADEERALDSDPPDPVKRPRVTDILRVGIRAIDGLLTIGRGQRMGIFAGSGVGKSTLMGMIARNAEADVNVIGLIGERGREVRDFIEESLGEEGMKKSVVVVATSDQPPLIRLKASFVATAIAEYFRDKDMRVILMMDSVTRFAYAQRDVGLATGEPPTTRGYTPSVFALLPKLMERSGTAEVGSITGFYTILVEGDDFNEPISDQSRSILDGHIILSRDVAAKNHYPAIDVLHSVSRLMTNLVSDEHKEAAAKLREVLARYSEAEDLINIGAYVKGSNPKIDDAIAKIDQVNDFLKQGTFEQVEFEEMLDQLMGIFY, from the coding sequence CTGATCGATTTTGAAAAATACCACAAGGCCATCGAGCGCTCGGAAAGTGTCAAAGTCATCGGCAAGGTCATCCAGGTGGTGGGTCTTATAATCGAAGCCCAGGTGCAGGGGGTCTCCATCGGTGACCTGTGCGTGGTAAAACTGGGAAACGAGGGGAATTTTACCTACAGTGAAGTCGTCGGCTTTAAAGAAGGCAGGGTTCTTCTTATGCCGCTGGGCACCACCTCCGGCATACATCCCGGGGCAGAGGTCCTTGCCGCAGGAAGACCTTTGTCGGTCAAAGTTGGGCCTTCTATCCTTGGAAGGGTGCTTAACGGGTTGGGAGAGCCCATCGATGATAAGGGGCCCGTTGTTGCCGACGAAGAAAGAGCTTTGGACAGCGATCCTCCAGACCCCGTCAAGCGGCCCAGGGTGACGGACATTCTCAGGGTGGGCATTAGAGCCATAGACGGGCTTCTGACCATCGGAAGAGGACAACGGATGGGCATCTTTGCGGGCTCCGGCGTCGGCAAGTCCACGCTGATGGGGATGATAGCAAGGAACGCCGAGGCGGATGTCAACGTGATAGGCCTAATAGGAGAGCGCGGAAGAGAGGTCAGGGACTTTATAGAAGAATCTCTGGGCGAAGAAGGCATGAAAAAATCCGTGGTGGTGGTCGCCACTTCCGACCAGCCTCCTCTCATAAGGCTAAAGGCGTCTTTTGTGGCAACAGCGATAGCCGAATACTTCCGCGACAAAGATATGAGGGTAATCCTCATGATGGACTCGGTGACAAGATTTGCCTATGCGCAGAGGGATGTGGGCCTTGCCACCGGGGAGCCTCCGACCACAAGGGGCTATACCCCCTCTGTTTTTGCCCTTCTTCCAAAACTGATGGAAAGGTCGGGTACCGCGGAGGTCGGCTCCATCACCGGTTTTTATACTATACTGGTAGAAGGTGATGATTTTAACGAGCCTATCTCAGACCAGTCCCGGAGCATCCTTGACGGGCATATAATCCTGTCAAGGGATGTGGCGGCCAAGAACCATTATCCGGCCATAGATGTGCTGCACAGCGTGAGCCGTCTTATGACCAACCTGGTGTCAGACGAGCACAAAGAGGCAGCTGCCAAACTCCGCGAGGTCCTGGCCAGATACTCGGAAGCAGAAGACCTTATTAACATAGGCGCCTATGTAAAAGGCAGCAATCCCAAAATAGACGATGCCATAGCCAAGATAGACCAGGTCAACGATTTTCTTAAGCAGGGGACCTTTGAGCAGGTGGAGTTTGAAGAAATGCTGGACCAGCTGATGGGGATCTTTTACTGA
- the glyS gene encoding glycine--tRNA ligase subunit beta, which produces MSNNFLLEIGTEEIPSRFLEAVLADLKRLAEQQLQESDLQFSSVETLGTPRRLVLFIRGLEDKQQDKVLEIKGPPRSAAFDKEGGLTKAAEGFAKAQGIDAKKLIVKDTQSGDYVFAVVKRKGKSAEALLKESLPKLVEQLPLPVSMKWGDGTHSFIRPLHYILAVLGSKPVKLSFKGKASSNKSRGHRLLDGNKTISYSGLADMDQFKSFLAKHGVVLSKQDRLELIKGQIKDFEKKNNIKIKQDLELLNETANLAENPSVVAGSFLQQFLLVLPQDVIATVVKKQQKCFPSDGAAFFLIVSDGGEKGNVKAGYEQVVNARLSDAKFFYDEDLKNTLDSMIEKTKKITFLEKAGSMFEKTARVSEISKYICHELLDKKDIWSIVERSCSLLKFDLSSHMVGEFSSLAGIMGREYCLVMGEDSRVARAVYEHYLPRFSGDDTPKEIYGAVCGIADRIDTLCACFAAGLIPTGSEDPYALRRAAQGIVSIILAMDLSVDVDRLLDKALEANGTMDPGLKKKLSDFIGQRLKAVLEGEGIKYDVCDALINGASNLTETYCKAFVLNGSLANSRVKGIIMCADRIGRIAGKAESGKADTSLFIEDGEKKLYSAFVQTKDLFNEAIGIKQQEKALLTLANLTPAVEEFFEKVLVMHQDENIRKNRLALLNELNGLYLRFADLGKIVI; this is translated from the coding sequence ATGAGCAACAATTTTTTACTGGAGATCGGAACAGAGGAAATACCTTCAAGGTTTTTGGAGGCGGTGCTTGCCGATCTAAAACGCCTGGCCGAGCAACAGCTGCAGGAAAGCGATCTGCAGTTTTCTTCAGTAGAAACGCTCGGGACTCCGAGGAGGCTTGTGCTTTTTATCCGCGGCCTAGAGGATAAGCAGCAGGACAAAGTGCTTGAGATAAAAGGGCCTCCAAGATCGGCAGCCTTTGACAAAGAGGGCGGTCTTACAAAAGCCGCGGAAGGTTTTGCAAAGGCACAGGGGATAGATGCAAAAAAACTCATTGTCAAAGACACCCAGTCCGGCGATTATGTTTTTGCCGTCGTAAAAAGGAAGGGCAAGAGCGCCGAAGCTCTTCTTAAGGAGAGCCTTCCTAAACTGGTGGAGCAGCTGCCGCTTCCTGTCTCTATGAAATGGGGCGATGGCACGCACTCTTTTATACGTCCTCTGCACTATATACTGGCTGTTCTTGGCAGTAAGCCTGTCAAACTGTCCTTTAAAGGGAAAGCGTCGTCCAATAAATCCAGGGGGCACCGCCTGCTGGATGGCAACAAGACCATCTCTTACAGCGGCTTGGCTGACATGGACCAGTTCAAATCCTTTCTGGCAAAGCACGGGGTGGTGCTTTCAAAACAGGACCGGCTTGAGCTGATCAAAGGGCAGATAAAAGACTTTGAAAAAAAGAACAATATAAAGATAAAGCAGGATTTAGAATTGCTGAACGAGACCGCCAACCTTGCCGAGAATCCCTCTGTTGTTGCGGGAAGTTTTCTTCAACAGTTCCTTCTGGTACTGCCGCAGGATGTTATTGCGACCGTGGTCAAAAAACAGCAGAAATGCTTTCCCTCGGACGGCGCAGCCTTCTTTTTGATAGTGTCGGACGGAGGGGAAAAGGGGAATGTGAAGGCAGGGTACGAACAGGTGGTCAACGCCAGGCTAAGCGACGCCAAGTTCTTTTATGACGAAGACCTTAAGAACACGCTGGATTCCATGATAGAAAAGACAAAAAAGATCACTTTCCTTGAAAAGGCAGGCAGCATGTTCGAAAAAACAGCCAGGGTCAGCGAGATATCAAAGTATATCTGCCACGAACTGCTAGATAAAAAGGATATCTGGAGCATTGTGGAAAGGTCCTGCAGCCTTCTAAAGTTCGATCTTTCTTCTCATATGGTCGGCGAATTCTCGTCCCTGGCCGGCATAATGGGAAGAGAATACTGTCTTGTTATGGGGGAGGACAGCCGTGTCGCAAGAGCGGTTTACGAACATTATCTGCCGAGGTTTTCTGGAGATGACACGCCCAAAGAGATCTACGGGGCGGTCTGCGGCATCGCCGACAGGATAGACACTTTATGCGCCTGCTTTGCGGCAGGGCTGATCCCCACCGGCTCCGAGGACCCTTATGCCTTAAGAAGGGCGGCGCAGGGAATCGTATCCATCATTCTTGCGATGGATCTGTCCGTAGATGTCGACAGGCTGCTTGACAAAGCGCTTGAGGCAAACGGAACAATGGACCCCGGACTTAAAAAGAAACTCTCCGACTTTATCGGGCAAAGGCTTAAGGCAGTGCTTGAGGGCGAAGGGATAAAGTATGACGTCTGCGACGCTCTGATAAACGGCGCCTCAAACCTGACCGAAACATATTGCAAAGCTTTTGTCCTTAACGGTTCGCTTGCAAACAGCCGCGTCAAAGGCATAATAATGTGCGCGGACAGGATAGGCAGGATAGCGGGGAAGGCGGAAAGCGGAAAGGCGGACACAAGCCTCTTTATCGAGGACGGGGAAAAGAAATTGTATTCCGCCTTTGTTCAGACAAAGGATCTGTTTAACGAAGCTATAGGTATAAAGCAGCAGGAGAAAGCGCTGCTGACCCTGGCCAATCTTACTCCTGCGGTAGAGGAATTTTTTGAAAAGGTGCTAGTCATGCATCAGGATGAGAACATAAGAAAGAACAGGCTGGCGCTTTTAAATGAATTGAACGGTTTATATTTGCGGTTTGCTGATCTTGGAAAGATAGTAATTTAA
- a CDS encoding FAD-dependent oxidoreductase translates to MKNDITTDILVCGAGPSGIAAAISAARLGAGVVLVEKYGFPGGMATAGLVNPFMVSKFEGRDLVRGIFEEVVSSLRQKNAALDGELFGQPHIVFDPEVLKLLLLELLEKASVKTIYHSFVCGSIMKGDEIKGVVASTKSGDVRLFAKAVIDATGDGDVAALSGCAFELGREKDHLCQPATLNFRVSGVDEARMPLREQMDALYLEAKKKGSTRSPRENLLWFETTQKGTLHFNSTRIPRIDGTDVFDLSKAEIEGRKQVESLFEFLRSSVPGFGSSYISSVACQAGIRESRRIKGLYTLTAEDVTEGRKFEDAIARCNYPIDIHDPGSGSSTVFKKLGPGIFYEIPYRCLVPQKIKRLVVAGRAVSSTHEALSSLRTMPTCMAMGQAAGAACALAVKKQILPKDIDALELIRALNEQGAGLRTGRDETR, encoded by the coding sequence GTGAAAAACGACATCACGACGGATATCCTTGTCTGCGGAGCCGGCCCTTCGGGCATTGCGGCCGCCATCAGCGCGGCCAGGCTTGGCGCGGGAGTTGTCCTTGTAGAAAAATACGGCTTTCCCGGCGGCATGGCTACCGCGGGTCTTGTCAATCCTTTCATGGTATCTAAATTTGAAGGGCGCGACCTGGTAAGAGGGATTTTTGAAGAAGTGGTCAGCTCTCTCAGGCAAAAGAATGCCGCGCTTGACGGAGAATTGTTCGGTCAGCCCCACATAGTTTTTGATCCTGAGGTGCTGAAACTGCTGCTCCTTGAGCTGCTTGAAAAGGCCTCGGTCAAGACCATCTATCATTCCTTTGTCTGCGGCTCTATCATGAAAGGCGACGAGATAAAGGGCGTTGTTGCCAGCACAAAATCAGGAGATGTCAGATTATTTGCAAAAGCGGTGATCGATGCCACCGGCGACGGAGATGTTGCGGCCCTTTCAGGCTGCGCCTTTGAACTTGGCAGGGAAAAAGACCATCTTTGTCAGCCCGCCACGCTAAACTTCAGGGTGTCGGGAGTTGACGAAGCCAGAATGCCGTTAAGAGAGCAGATGGACGCGCTCTATCTTGAAGCAAAAAAGAAGGGCAGTACCCGCTCCCCCAGGGAGAACCTGCTCTGGTTCGAAACAACGCAAAAAGGGACGCTGCATTTTAACTCCACAAGGATTCCCAGGATAGACGGCACAGATGTATTTGACCTTTCCAAAGCGGAAATAGAGGGCAGAAAACAGGTCGAGAGCCTGTTCGAATTTCTCCGCTCAAGCGTTCCCGGGTTCGGATCCTCTTATATAAGCAGCGTGGCCTGCCAGGCCGGCATACGGGAAAGCAGGAGGATAAAAGGGCTTTACACTCTTACCGCCGAGGATGTAACCGAAGGGCGCAAATTTGAAGATGCTATTGCAAGATGCAATTATCCTATCGATATTCATGATCCAGGTTCCGGCAGTTCCACCGTGTTCAAGAAACTAGGGCCCGGCATCTTTTATGAAATACCATATAGATGTCTTGTGCCTCAGAAGATAAAGAGGCTGGTGGTGGCAGGCAGGGCCGTGTCTTCAACACACGAGGCCCTGTCTTCGCTGCGCACCATGCCTACCTGCATGGCGATGGGACAGGCCGCTGGAGCAGCCTGCGCCCTGGCTGTAAAGAAACAGATACTGCCAAAAGACATCGATGCTCTTGAACTGATCAGGGCCCTCAACGAGCAGGGAGCCGGCCTCAGGACCGGAAGGGACGAGACTCGTTGA
- a CDS encoding DUF4127 family protein, producing MQLNNKIALVPLDSRPCNSKFPVKLAAAAGFDVLVPPKELLDNFKDPANTAKVIDWLKNTSAACSGLIVSSDMLSYGGLIASRSSKTSLEEARNNLSCLLQIRKDNPEIKIFAFSIITRLSITAGSEKEAEIWRKLFKSAALARKAEDLYRTGEGLPREVIEEFISVRKRNHEINRDCIELAGSGVIDYLVLGKEDSAAGGLQTGEVALLERQIGSDGLNEKVLIMNGADELSCVLTARQINERFKDSPKITVRYSSKNEKAAAIYEDSYVADNVAQHISAAGALMAEKISDADIVLFINLFDDKQKDLLFEAPKLKEGAQLHLLKNFCSEIVMVKDLGKKAAVADINYCNGADVQFLETLRSVFRLDLLDAYAGWNTASNSIGCAVAQAVLPANKPFLLERFVDDLGYQAVVRPQINKYLEENGISKYDLGTDDTAIETITKQKMADWSKEFFSKLEIGNWELDIALPWPRTFETDCDIILQ from the coding sequence TTGCAGCTGAATAACAAGATAGCTTTGGTCCCCCTGGACAGCAGACCGTGCAACTCAAAATTCCCGGTAAAACTGGCAGCCGCGGCCGGATTTGATGTTCTTGTTCCTCCAAAAGAACTGTTGGACAACTTCAAAGATCCGGCAAACACCGCGAAGGTCATCGATTGGCTCAAAAATACTTCAGCGGCGTGCTCCGGCCTTATCGTTTCTTCCGACATGCTCTCTTACGGGGGGCTTATTGCCTCGCGTTCTTCAAAGACTTCGCTTGAGGAGGCAAGGAATAACCTGTCCTGCTTATTGCAGATAAGGAAAGACAACCCGGAGATAAAGATCTTTGCTTTCTCTATCATAACCCGGCTCTCCATAACAGCGGGGTCAGAAAAAGAGGCGGAGATCTGGCGAAAGCTGTTCAAGTCCGCTGCTCTCGCAAGGAAAGCGGAAGACCTTTATAGGACCGGGGAAGGTCTTCCCCGTGAGGTCATCGAAGAGTTCATCTCTGTAAGAAAAAGGAACCACGAAATCAACAGGGACTGTATTGAACTGGCCGGCAGCGGAGTGATCGACTATCTTGTGCTTGGCAAGGAGGATTCTGCCGCAGGAGGACTGCAGACAGGAGAGGTTGCTTTGCTGGAAAGGCAGATCGGTTCTGATGGTCTCAATGAAAAGGTCCTAATAATGAACGGTGCTGATGAACTTTCTTGCGTCCTGACAGCCAGACAGATCAACGAACGCTTCAAGGACAGCCCAAAAATAACCGTAAGGTATTCCTCAAAGAACGAGAAAGCGGCAGCGATATATGAGGATTCATATGTGGCCGATAATGTTGCGCAGCACATAAGCGCGGCCGGAGCCCTCATGGCAGAAAAGATCTCGGACGCAGATATTGTGCTGTTCATTAACCTTTTCGACGATAAACAAAAGGACCTGCTGTTTGAAGCGCCAAAGTTAAAGGAAGGGGCTCAGCTGCATCTTCTAAAGAATTTCTGCTCGGAAATAGTCATGGTAAAGGACCTGGGCAAGAAAGCTGCGGTTGCGGACATCAACTACTGCAACGGAGCAGATGTCCAGTTTTTGGAAACCTTGAGAAGCGTTTTTCGGCTGGACCTGCTGGATGCCTATGCCGGATGGAACACGGCCTCCAACTCTATCGGCTGTGCTGTTGCCCAGGCTGTTCTGCCCGCAAATAAACCCTTTTTGCTGGAGCGCTTTGTCGATGACCTTGGTTATCAGGCCGTTGTAAGACCTCAAATAAACAAATATCTGGAAGAAAATGGAATATCAAAATATGACCTTGGAACTGATGATACAGCCATCGAGACCATCACAAAACAAAAAATGGCTGACTGGTCCAAAGAGTTTTTTTCAAAATTGGAGATCGGGAACTGGGAATTGGACATTGCTCTCCCCTGGCCCAGAACCTTTGAGACAGATTGTGATATAATTTTGCAGTGA
- the proS gene encoding proline--tRNA ligase → MRYSQLLIPTLREDPKEAEVVSHRLMLRAGYIRKLAAGIYTLLPLGWKVIRKIEDIVRDEMDKAGAQQLLLPAVQPSELWKETGRWDVYGKELMRIKDRHERDFCLGPTHEEVITDLVRNNVSSYKELPLMLYQIQTKFRDEIRPRFGLMRGREFLMKDCYSFDGDDKGMEKSYEKMRQAYRNIFRRCGLNYREVEADPGAIGGGFSQEFMVVASTGEEEIAYCSDCSYAVSKEMSKIESDNSCVKCSTGVLKIERGIEVGHIFKLGTKYSEKMNATYLDEAGARKPFVMGCYGIGIGRTAAAAIEQNHDDNGIIWPEAIAPYKAAVIPVNAADPGQMEAAEKIYKELSDRGIEAVLDDRDERAGVKFKDIDLIGIPYKIVLGKMLKEGKVEVAVRKTGEKKLIPLDNVAEEINKQGQGVRV, encoded by the coding sequence ATGAGATATTCACAGCTGCTGATCCCTACCTTAAGGGAAGACCCCAAAGAGGCCGAGGTGGTAAGCCACAGGCTGATGTTGAGAGCCGGCTACATAAGAAAGCTGGCCGCCGGGATATATACTCTTCTTCCTCTGGGATGGAAGGTCATAAGAAAGATAGAAGATATTGTCCGCGATGAGATGGACAAAGCGGGAGCGCAGCAATTGCTTCTTCCCGCGGTACAGCCCTCAGAGCTATGGAAAGAGACGGGAAGATGGGATGTTTACGGAAAGGAACTGATGAGGATAAAGGACAGGCACGAAAGAGACTTCTGCCTTGGGCCTACCCACGAAGAAGTGATAACAGACCTGGTGAGGAACAATGTGAGCTCTTATAAGGAGCTGCCTCTGATGCTTTACCAGATACAGACAAAGTTCCGCGACGAGATCCGTCCAAGGTTCGGCCTGATGCGCGGAAGGGAGTTTTTGATGAAGGACTGTTACAGCTTTGATGGTGATGATAAAGGGATGGAAAAAAGTTATGAAAAAATGAGGCAGGCATACCGGAACATTTTTAGAAGATGCGGGTTAAATTATAGAGAGGTGGAGGCCGATCCTGGCGCTATCGGAGGGGGGTTCTCGCAGGAGTTCATGGTAGTGGCAAGCACAGGAGAAGAAGAGATAGCCTATTGCAGCGACTGTTCTTATGCCGTATCAAAAGAAATGTCCAAGATAGAAAGCGACAATTCCTGCGTCAAATGCTCTACCGGGGTGCTTAAGATAGAAAGAGGGATAGAGGTGGGGCATATCTTTAAACTGGGCACAAAATACAGCGAAAAGATGAACGCTACCTATCTTGATGAGGCAGGAGCAAGGAAGCCGTTCGTAATGGGCTGTTACGGCATAGGAATAGGAAGGACAGCGGCCGCTGCCATAGAGCAGAACCACGATGACAACGGCATTATCTGGCCGGAGGCGATAGCTCCGTACAAAGCAGCTGTTATCCCGGTTAATGCAGCGGACCCGGGGCAGATGGAGGCTGCGGAAAAAATATATAAGGAACTATCGGACAGGGGTATAGAGGCCGTTCTTGACGACCGGGACGAAAGGGCAGGGGTCAAGTTCAAGGACATAGACCTGATAGGCATACCGTACAAAATTGTGCTTGGCAAGATGCTTAAAGAAGGCAAGGTAGAGGTGGCGGTAAGGAAGACGGGAGAAAAAAAGCTGATCCCGTTGGACAATGTTGCGGAAGAGATCAACAAGCAGGGTCAAGGGGTAAGGGTATAG
- a CDS encoding FliH/SctL family protein, whose product MAIIKRTKVFDKGTIDLKQGASSVGSNRASFAEQEEPLPESTDYSGEEVGQEQLEAKAQDVLSQARAESEGIVAQARQEAEEIRRQSREEGFEEGRRQGQQQVDDNIKETLETLNQAVKERKKIIKDAESEILRLSLKVAEQVIRSEVSLNNDVIMNMVAEAINRVSDRENIIIKVSKNDFEQVKQNKEKIAGLVDGIKNLSILEDSQIEAGGCIIETNLGYVDARISTKLSLIEQQMKKVQTSE is encoded by the coding sequence ATGGCAATAATAAAAAGAACAAAAGTATTCGACAAAGGTACGATCGACCTGAAACAAGGTGCGTCTTCCGTTGGTTCTAACCGTGCTTCGTTTGCAGAGCAAGAAGAGCCGTTGCCGGAAAGCACGGACTATTCCGGCGAGGAGGTTGGTCAGGAACAGCTTGAAGCAAAAGCCCAGGATGTGCTTTCACAGGCCAGGGCCGAGTCTGAAGGCATTGTGGCTCAGGCAAGACAGGAGGCCGAGGAGATAAGAAGGCAGAGCAGGGAAGAGGGTTTCGAAGAAGGGCGGCGGCAGGGACAGCAGCAGGTGGACGACAATATAAAAGAAACCCTCGAAACGCTGAACCAGGCCGTCAAGGAAAGAAAAAAGATAATTAAGGATGCCGAAAGCGAGATCTTGCGGCTTTCGCTAAAGGTGGCGGAGCAGGTTATCCGTAGCGAAGTATCTCTCAACAATGATGTGATAATGAACATGGTGGCGGAGGCGATAAACAGGGTCAGCGACAGGGAAAACATCATAATCAAGGTCAGCAAGAATGACTTTGAACAGGTAAAGCAAAATAAGGAAAAGATAGCAGGCCTTGTGGACGGGATAAAGAACCTCTCTATTCTTGAGGATTCACAAATTGAGGCCGGAGGCTGCATCATAGAAACGAATCTCGGTTATGTCGACGCCAGGATAAGCACCAAGCTTTCGCTTATCGAGCAGCAAATGAAAAAGGTCCAGACCAGTGAGTAA
- the glyQ gene encoding glycine--tRNA ligase subunit alpha, producing MTFQEIILNLSQYWSKKGCVLQQPYDMEKGAGTMSPPTFFRVLGPEPWNVAYVDPVRRPGDGRYGENPNRLFHYYQYQVILKPSPLEVQDLYVDSLRSLGIEPEKHDLRFIEDNWESPTLGAWGVGWEVWLDGLEITQFTYFQQCGGIDLKPISAEITYGLERIAMYLQKKKNVYDIIWSGDTTYGDIHLQAEKEHSKYNFEEADTAMLSLMFDSCEKEAGRVIIKGLVLPSYDQVLKCSHLFNLLEARGAISVTERAHYIGRIRKLARLCARAYLDQRQELGYPLIKAPRLAELARGKERTK from the coding sequence CTGACCTTTCAGGAGATAATCCTCAACCTGTCACAGTACTGGTCCAAAAAGGGCTGCGTGCTGCAGCAGCCCTATGATATGGAAAAAGGAGCCGGCACCATGAGCCCGCCGACCTTTTTCAGGGTGCTGGGGCCGGAGCCATGGAATGTGGCTTATGTGGACCCGGTCAGACGGCCCGGGGATGGAAGATATGGAGAGAACCCAAACAGGTTGTTCCATTATTATCAATACCAGGTAATTTTGAAACCTTCTCCTCTTGAGGTGCAGGACCTCTATGTTGACAGTCTCCGGAGCCTCGGGATAGAGCCCGAAAAGCATGATCTCCGGTTTATCGAGGACAACTGGGAATCCCCCACGCTGGGGGCCTGGGGTGTGGGCTGGGAGGTGTGGCTGGACGGACTTGAAATCACGCAGTTCACCTATTTTCAACAGTGCGGCGGTATCGATCTCAAGCCCATCAGTGCCGAGATCACTTATGGACTTGAGCGTATCGCAATGTACCTGCAAAAAAAGAAAAATGTCTATGACATAATCTGGAGCGGAGATACGACATATGGGGATATCCATCTTCAGGCTGAAAAAGAGCATTCCAAATACAATTTTGAGGAAGCCGATACCGCTATGCTCTCGCTTATGTTCGACAGCTGCGAAAAGGAGGCCGGACGCGTTATCATTAAAGGGCTGGTGCTGCCTTCTTATGATCAGGTCCTCAAATGCTCCCATCTTTTTAACCTGCTGGAAGCGCGCGGAGCCATCAGCGTTACCGAAAGGGCGCACTATATAGGCAGGATAAGAAAGCTTGCCAGGCTCTGCGCAAGGGCATATCTTGACCAGAGACAGGAGCTGGGTTATCCGCTTATCAAAGCCCCTCGACTCGCAGAGCTCGCTCGGGGTAAAGAAAGGACAAAATAA
- a CDS encoding metallophosphoesterase — MKHLGVLFICLSVLCSCAFAFSFAVIGDVQGSNDTFRKAIGLMNRDPSLLFAVNTGDLTPYGTEWEYNKYINVMSASKVRFYNLAGNHDDKRGGLERFRKHFGSPYYSWEVEGVRFVSLYNASRKGLGGQQYNWLKKELKANRNKPKIVFMHKPLFDISGSFPDEVMLPASQAQELISLFENNRVSAVFCGHVHGYVSEKRSGITYIISGGGGGRLHLPHFAGGFHHYVKATWKNGRLITEVVKIAAE, encoded by the coding sequence GTGAAGCATCTGGGGGTCCTGTTCATCTGTCTGTCCGTCCTGTGTTCCTGCGCTTTTGCCTTTTCCTTTGCTGTGATAGGTGATGTTCAGGGTAGTAACGATACATTCAGAAAAGCCATCGGCCTGATGAACCGGGACCCCTCGCTCCTTTTTGCCGTCAATACCGGGGACCTGACCCCCTACGGTACAGAGTGGGAATATAACAAATACATAAATGTTATGTCCGCGAGCAAGGTCAGGTTCTACAACCTTGCCGGTAATCATGACGATAAAAGGGGAGGTCTGGAAAGGTTCAGAAAGCATTTTGGCTCTCCTTATTATTCCTGGGAAGTAGAAGGGGTGCGCTTTGTCTCGCTTTATAATGCCTCACGCAAAGGTCTTGGCGGACAGCAATATAACTGGCTGAAAAAAGAATTGAAAGCCAACAGAAATAAGCCCAAGATCGTTTTTATGCACAAGCCGCTCTTTGATATATCAGGTTCCTTTCCGGATGAGGTGATGCTGCCTGCCTCACAGGCTCAGGAACTTATCTCGTTATTCGAAAATAACCGGGTTTCAGCGGTCTTTTGCGGACATGTGCACGGCTATGTGAGCGAAAAGAGAAGCGGCATAACCTATATTATTTCCGGCGGGGGAGGAGGAAGACTGCATCTTCCTCATTTTGCGGGAGGGTTCCATCACTATGTTAAAGCCACCTGGAAGAATGGCAGGTTGATCACGGAGGTCGTCAAAATTGCAGCTGAATAA